A stretch of the Natribaculum luteum genome encodes the following:
- a CDS encoding ABC transporter ATP-binding protein, with protein sequence MNDVNLSIRRGETLAIVGESGSGKSTLGSLMIDAVQDPGQTTGDVRYYPESGSDPINVLELNERQQKRIRWEEISMVSQAATNAFNPTIPIKRHFTDTFAAHDVPRETGLERAREILSDLGLDPDRILDAYQHELSGGQKQRTQLALSLVLDPEIVILDEPTSGLDLIVQRNFLSLIYEIKEEYELTLVLISHDIPVVSGIADRIAVMYAFDIVESGDAREILLEPEHPYTRLMAQSSLGMDRAADEIRTIEGDPPDSINVPSGCPFHPRCPLADDRCEVEEPELRGSEQGDHEVACFYPTEAVESIPHFVADTGGESR encoded by the coding sequence ACCTCTCGATCAGGCGAGGGGAAACGCTGGCGATCGTCGGCGAAAGCGGATCCGGCAAATCGACGCTTGGATCGCTGATGATCGATGCCGTGCAGGACCCCGGACAGACGACCGGAGACGTTCGCTACTATCCCGAGAGTGGAAGTGACCCGATTAACGTGCTGGAACTGAACGAACGCCAACAGAAACGAATTCGGTGGGAAGAAATCTCGATGGTCTCGCAGGCGGCAACGAACGCATTCAACCCGACGATACCGATCAAGAGGCACTTCACGGACACTTTTGCAGCACACGACGTTCCCAGAGAGACGGGGCTCGAACGGGCGCGGGAAATTCTCTCGGATCTCGGCCTCGACCCTGACCGAATCCTCGACGCCTATCAGCACGAACTCAGCGGCGGACAGAAGCAACGAACACAGCTCGCGTTGAGTCTGGTCCTCGATCCGGAGATTGTCATCCTTGACGAACCGACGTCGGGGCTGGATCTCATCGTTCAACGGAACTTCCTCAGCCTCATTTACGAAATCAAAGAGGAGTACGAACTTACGCTGGTTCTCATCAGCCACGATATACCGGTCGTCTCGGGAATCGCAGACCGGATCGCGGTCATGTACGCCTTCGATATCGTCGAATCTGGGGATGCCCGTGAGATACTGCTCGAACCCGAACACCCGTATACACGACTGATGGCACAGTCATCCCTCGGAATGGACAGGGCTGCTGACGAAATCAGAACCATAGAGGGTGATCCGCCGGACTCCATCAACGTGCCGTCCGGGTGCCCGTTTCACCCGCGGTGTCCGCTCGCGGACGATCGATGCGAAGTCGAAGAGCCCGAACTTCGCGGGTCCGAACAGGGGGATCACGAAGTCGCCTGTTTCTATCCGACCGAGGCAGTCGAGTCGATTCCCCACTTCGTGGCTGATACGGGAGGTGAATCGCGGTGA